From the Clostridiales bacterium FE2011 genome, one window contains:
- a CDS encoding diguanylate cyclase, with the protein MKSIRSKITILTASAVVIAVIVAALLGTLAIRSMANSNAERTLRLLCETGQKNLDAYFDSIEQSVGTVSSFADGDLKGLEESALQAHVDRTRDIFAKAANRTNGVLTYYYRIDPAVSDTVKGFWYTNLDGEGFTEHQVTDITLYDTEDTSALVWFTVPKATGKAIWLPPYVTDNLDVLVLSYNVPIYWQGTFVGVIGIEIDYSTMAGLVDNIRPYTSGYAFINDSEGIIIYHPQMTQEELESENKKETPYGMLDESAIIHYTFNGVAKQASWLPLSNGMRLNVTVPVSEINEDWLRWIQEIVIVLAVLLVFVVLAASLLSGHLTRPLRQLTKAAGEVNAGNYDVILENRTNDEVGILTGAFNKLISHLKGYIRNLNDLAYGDALTAVRNLGAFNLFLEDLKKDTGEGQDLPPFAVCFFDCNDLKVINDKYGHDKGDLYLKGACAIICQVFSHSPVFRIGGDEFAAILRNREYERRDELVEQFDQCCYDLCAVSKEPWERIHVARGMAVYDPKQDQSVEDVVRRADSLMYENKREQKSRK; encoded by the coding sequence GTGAAATCCATCAGATCCAAGATTACCATTCTGACCGCAAGCGCGGTGGTAATCGCAGTTATTGTGGCGGCACTCCTCGGAACACTGGCCATCAGAAGTATGGCAAACAGCAATGCGGAGCGAACGCTCCGCTTGCTTTGCGAAACGGGACAAAAAAACCTGGATGCGTACTTTGACAGTATTGAGCAGTCTGTTGGAACTGTTTCCTCCTTTGCGGACGGAGACCTGAAGGGCCTGGAGGAAAGCGCACTTCAGGCGCATGTGGACAGGACGCGGGATATTTTTGCCAAGGCCGCGAACCGGACAAACGGCGTCCTGACATATTACTACCGTATTGATCCGGCTGTGTCGGATACCGTGAAAGGCTTCTGGTATACCAACCTGGACGGGGAAGGATTTACGGAGCATCAGGTTACGGATATTACCCTTTATGATACAGAGGACACTTCAGCCCTGGTGTGGTTTACCGTGCCGAAGGCCACCGGAAAGGCTATCTGGCTGCCGCCCTATGTGACAGACAACCTGGATGTGCTTGTGCTTTCCTATAACGTGCCGATCTACTGGCAGGGCACCTTTGTGGGCGTGATCGGTATTGAGATTGATTATTCGACCATGGCGGGACTGGTGGACAATATCCGGCCCTACACCAGCGGTTATGCTTTCATCAATGATTCGGAAGGAATTATCATTTACCATCCTCAGATGACCCAGGAGGAACTGGAAAGCGAAAATAAAAAGGAAACGCCCTATGGTATGCTGGATGAAAGCGCCATTATTCACTACACCTTCAACGGAGTGGCGAAGCAGGCGTCCTGGCTGCCGCTGAGCAACGGCATGCGCCTGAACGTGACTGTACCCGTATCGGAAATCAATGAGGACTGGCTCAGGTGGATTCAGGAGATTGTGATTGTTCTGGCTGTACTGCTGGTTTTTGTGGTCCTGGCCGCCTCTCTTCTTTCCGGTCACCTGACCCGGCCGCTCCGGCAGCTGACGAAGGCAGCCGGGGAAGTGAATGCCGGTAATTATGACGTGATCCTGGAGAACCGGACCAATGACGAGGTCGGTATCCTGACCGGCGCCTTCAACAAGCTGATTTCTCACCTGAAAGGCTATATCCGCAACCTGAACGACCTGGCGTACGGAGATGCGCTGACGGCGGTGCGCAACCTGGGCGCGTTCAACCTCTTCCTGGAGGACCTGAAGAAGGACACAGGGGAGGGACAGGATCTTCCGCCTTTTGCCGTATGCTTCTTTGACTGCAATGACCTGAAGGTGATCAACGACAAATACGGTCATGACAAGGGCGACCTTTACCTGAAGGGCGCCTGTGCCATCATCTGCCAGGTCTTCTCCCACAGCCCCGTTTTCCGGATCGGCGGGGATGAATTCGCCGCAATCCTCCGGAACCGGGAGTATGAGCGCAGGGATGAACTGGTGGAACAGTTTGACCAATGCTGCTATGACCTGTGCGCGGTCAGCAAGGAACCCTGGGAAAGGATCCATGTGGCCCGCGGCATGGCGGTCTATGATCCAAAGCAGGATCAGAGCGTAGAGGATGTGGTGCGCCGCGCGGACAGCCTCATGTATGAGAACAAACGGGAACAAAAGAGCAGGAAATAA
- a CDS encoding leucine-rich repeat domain-containing protein translates to MKKLLTMILALTLVWGCLFSVSSASAGTCGMYEYTLKGDGTVEITKVDSKCNDTVIPAELDGHKVTSIGRSAFFYCTKLTNVTIPDGVTSIDFFAFCGCSGLKSISIPDSVTSISEGAFADCTKLTSIQISPNHPVYVFNNDMLIEKSTMTLLQYTGKGGDYEVFWGIKKIGAGAFEGKSLKSVKIPNSVTDIGDFAFRSIRGLKSVTLPDSVTSIGFQQFYGDSQLQSITLPAGLKELGYGPFGWCTGLKSIEVSPENPYFEMKDNMLIEKATQKLVYYLDVTKGTLEIPDGIREIETNAFENNKGLKEIIVPNSVTKISDAFIGCQNLTKVTLPEGLAEIGYYTFGRCAKLESLVIPDGVSYIGSYAFEDCKNLKELVIPASVTNIVDTAFNGCQKLVCTVSNGSYAQQYCEAKGIKYTVK, encoded by the coding sequence ATGAAGAAACTGCTTACCATGATCCTGGCCCTGACGCTTGTATGGGGATGCCTGTTTTCCGTTTCTTCCGCCTCAGCCGGAACGTGCGGAATGTACGAATATACGCTGAAAGGCGACGGCACAGTGGAAATCACAAAAGTTGACAGCAAATGCAATGACACTGTGATCCCCGCGGAACTGGACGGACACAAGGTAACCTCCATCGGCCGCTCCGCGTTCTTCTACTGCACCAAGCTGACCAACGTCACCATCCCGGACGGCGTAACCTCGATTGATTTCTTTGCTTTCTGCGGCTGCTCCGGCCTGAAATCCATCAGCATCCCGGACAGCGTAACCAGCATCTCTGAAGGTGCTTTCGCTGACTGCACCAAGCTGACCTCCATTCAGATCTCCCCCAACCATCCCGTATATGTTTTCAACAACGATATGCTGATCGAAAAAAGCACCATGACCCTGCTCCAGTACACCGGAAAAGGCGGGGACTATGAAGTGTTCTGGGGCATCAAAAAAATCGGAGCCGGTGCGTTTGAAGGAAAAAGCCTGAAATCCGTAAAGATCCCGAACAGCGTCACCGACATCGGCGACTTTGCGTTCCGCAGCATCCGCGGCCTGAAATCCGTTACGCTCCCGGACAGCGTGACCTCCATCGGCTTCCAGCAATTCTATGGCGACAGCCAGCTGCAGTCCATCACCCTGCCGGCCGGGCTGAAAGAACTGGGATACGGCCCCTTCGGTTGGTGCACCGGTCTCAAATCCATCGAGGTTTCCCCGGAAAACCCTTACTTCGAAATGAAGGACAACATGCTGATCGAGAAAGCAACCCAGAAGCTTGTCTATTATCTGGACGTTACGAAGGGCACACTGGAGATTCCGGATGGCATCCGGGAAATCGAAACAAATGCTTTTGAAAACAACAAAGGCCTGAAGGAAATCATCGTCCCGAACAGCGTTACAAAAATCTCTGACGCCTTCATAGGCTGCCAGAACCTGACCAAAGTCACCCTGCCGGAAGGATTGGCAGAGATCGGCTATTACACCTTCGGGCGCTGCGCCAAGCTTGAAAGCCTCGTCATTCCGGACGGTGTGTCTTACATCGGCAGCTATGCCTTCGAAGACTGTAAGAACCTGAAAGAGCTTGTTATTCCCGCCAGTGTTACAAATATCGTGGACACCGCTTTCAATGGATGTCAAAAACTGGTCTGCACCGTTTCCAACGGTTCCTATGCGCAGCAGTACTGTGAAGCAAAAGGAATCAAGTACACCGTAAAGTAA
- a CDS encoding SH3 domain-containing protein, which produces MLLFTAAFPLSVHGEEQPDSIAAKVSTEKGALKLRKTAGPKGKVIGEIPNGTCILVTKEAEDWCEVSWNGQTGYCKTEFLILYRGADLSLLDYRVLRDGDKGDDVIALKQRLQELGYIRSGAALTNRYTQETAQRVILFQRQAGMTEDGVAWQELQAYLFSDKAPTCSQTLPRIRTKVADKRNRMICGCCMGDGCECCNFTGYVYN; this is translated from the coding sequence ATGCTGCTGTTCACGGCAGCGTTTCCCCTGTCCGTCCACGGGGAAGAACAGCCGGACAGCATAGCCGCCAAAGTGTCCACGGAAAAAGGCGCGCTGAAGCTGCGGAAAACTGCCGGTCCGAAGGGAAAAGTGATCGGCGAGATTCCAAACGGCACCTGTATCCTGGTGACCAAAGAGGCGGAAGACTGGTGCGAAGTCAGCTGGAACGGACAAACCGGTTACTGCAAAACAGAGTTCCTGATCCTTTACCGGGGCGCCGACCTGTCCCTGCTGGATTACCGTGTGCTGCGTGACGGCGACAAGGGCGATGACGTCATAGCCCTGAAACAGCGGCTGCAGGAGCTGGGCTATATCCGCAGCGGCGCCGCCCTCACCAACCGCTATACGCAGGAAACCGCCCAGCGCGTGATCCTCTTCCAGCGCCAGGCAGGCATGACAGAAGACGGCGTCGCCTGGCAGGAGCTGCAGGCTTACCTGTTTTCCGACAAGGCGCCAACCTGCAGCCAGACATTGCCCCGCATCCGGACCAAAGTTGCAGACAAAAGAAACCGCATGATCTGCGGCTGCTGTATGGGTGATGGCTGTGAATGCTGCAACTTCACAGGCTACGTATATAACTGA
- a CDS encoding metal ABC transporter permease, with product MTYLQFGYVRYALIVGVLIALCSSLLGVTLVLKRFSYIGDGLSHVAFGAMAVAGVLHLSNNMLLVLPVTMICAILLLRAGRNARIKGDAAIAMISVGALAVGYLLLNIFKSSGNLAGDVCTTLFGSMSILTLRPAEVWLCFGLSIAVIILFLFFYNRIFAVTFDEDFARAAGSKADAYNLLIATVIAVIIVLAMNLVGSLLISALIIFPAMSAMRLFKSFRSVTVCSAVLSVCCALAGLLISILAGTPTGSTIVAADIVAFLTCCGIAKLQRRTA from the coding sequence ATGACCTATCTGCAGTTTGGCTACGTCCGGTACGCGCTGATTGTCGGCGTGCTGATCGCCCTCTGCTCCTCGCTGCTGGGCGTGACGCTGGTGCTGAAACGCTTCTCCTATATCGGGGACGGCCTTTCCCATGTAGCCTTCGGCGCAATGGCCGTAGCCGGCGTCCTGCACCTGAGCAACAACATGCTCCTGGTGCTGCCCGTAACCATGATCTGCGCCATACTGCTCCTCCGTGCCGGCCGGAACGCACGGATCAAGGGAGACGCGGCCATTGCCATGATCTCCGTCGGCGCGCTGGCAGTAGGCTACCTGCTGCTGAACATTTTCAAATCTTCCGGTAATCTCGCCGGAGACGTGTGTACCACGCTCTTCGGCTCCATGTCCATCCTGACACTGCGGCCTGCCGAGGTCTGGCTGTGCTTTGGACTATCCATCGCGGTGATTATCCTGTTCCTGTTTTTCTACAACCGGATTTTTGCCGTCACCTTTGACGAGGACTTTGCCCGCGCGGCCGGCAGCAAGGCAGATGCCTACAACCTGCTGATCGCCACAGTGATCGCCGTGATCATCGTGCTGGCAATGAATCTGGTGGGATCCCTGCTGATCTCCGCCCTGATTATCTTCCCCGCCATGTCCGCCATGCGGCTTTTCAAGAGTTTTCGTTCCGTCACGGTCTGCTCCGCGGTGCTTTCGGTATGCTGCGCCCTGGCCGGCCTGCTGATCTCCATCCTGGCGGGAACGCCGACGGGATCAACCATTGTGGCGGCTGATATCGTGGCTTTCCTGACATGCTGCGGCATTGCGAAACTGCAAAGGAGGACTGCATAA
- a CDS encoding metal ABC transporter ATP-binding protein, whose protein sequence is MAQLTCEHLWLGYEGRPVLEDLSFSVQAGDYLCIVGENGSGKTTLMRTILGLQKPMRGSIRFGDGLREGGIGYLPQQTNVQKDFPATVREVVLSGCQARLKNRPFYSRADKKRAEENMNKMGIGAFAKHCFRELSGGQQQRVLLARALCATDKLLFLDEPVSGLDPNVTAEMYALIRSLNREGVTILMISHDLASAVKDASHILAVGESVFFGTKEDWLAEKGGERL, encoded by the coding sequence ATGGCTCAACTGACCTGTGAACATCTTTGGCTCGGATACGAGGGACGGCCCGTACTGGAGGACCTGTCTTTTTCGGTGCAGGCCGGCGATTACCTGTGTATCGTCGGTGAAAACGGCTCCGGAAAAACCACCCTTATGCGGACAATCCTCGGCCTGCAGAAACCAATGCGGGGAAGCATCCGCTTCGGCGATGGACTGCGGGAAGGCGGAATCGGTTACCTTCCCCAGCAGACCAACGTGCAGAAGGATTTTCCAGCCACAGTCAGGGAAGTTGTCCTGTCCGGATGCCAGGCCCGGCTGAAAAACCGGCCCTTCTATTCCCGCGCGGATAAAAAGCGTGCGGAAGAAAACATGAACAAAATGGGAATCGGCGCTTTCGCAAAGCACTGCTTCCGTGAACTGTCCGGAGGCCAGCAGCAGCGCGTGCTGCTGGCCCGGGCCCTTTGCGCGACGGATAAACTCCTGTTCCTGGACGAACCGGTTTCAGGGCTGGATCCGAATGTTACAGCGGAAATGTACGCGCTGATCCGGTCGCTGAACCGGGAAGGCGTCACCATCCTGATGATTTCCCATGACCTTGCGTCCGCCGTAAAGGACGCTTCTCATATCCTGGCTGTCGGGGAATCCGTATTCTTCGGCACAAAGGAAGACTGGCTGGCAGAGAAGGGCGGTGAGCGGCTGTGA
- a CDS encoding zinc ABC transporter substrate-binding protein, translated as MKKILAFMLSLMLLIGLVPCTGVAESKPVTVVTTIFPIYDWARQIIGENENTNLVLLLDNGVDLHSYQPSAQDIMTISTADLFIYVGGESDEWVEDVLESAMNPDLVSISLTEAMGEDLKLEEIVEGMEHEHDHDHDHDHEEDEDHDHDHEEEEDHDHDHEDEDHDHEEDHDHEEEHDEDHDHDEEHDHDHDHEHEEEYDEHVWLSLRNARKLTAAIAKALAGIDAANAEAILANAADYDAKLQELDAKYTEAVDNAALKTVLFADRFPFRYLADDYGLTYFAAFTGCSAESEASFATIAFLAGKTDELNLPAVLTIEGGNHKIADTVIATASNPDRKVLTMNSMQSVTAEDVENGMTYLSMMEENLTVLKEALN; from the coding sequence ATGAAAAAGATTCTCGCATTTATGCTTTCCCTGATGCTGCTGATCGGCCTTGTCCCCTGCACGGGCGTTGCCGAAAGCAAGCCCGTGACCGTCGTCACCACCATCTTCCCGATCTATGACTGGGCCCGCCAGATTATCGGTGAAAATGAAAACACCAACCTGGTGCTACTGCTGGACAACGGCGTGGATCTTCACTCCTATCAGCCCTCCGCCCAGGACATCATGACCATTTCCACCGCGGACCTGTTCATCTATGTCGGCGGCGAAAGCGACGAGTGGGTGGAAGACGTGCTCGAATCCGCCATGAATCCCGACCTGGTCTCCATCAGCCTGACGGAAGCCATGGGCGAAGACCTGAAGCTGGAAGAGATCGTGGAAGGCATGGAGCATGAGCACGATCATGACCATGACCACGACCATGAGGAAGATGAAGATCACGACCATGATCATGAAGAAGAGGAAGACCATGATCATGACCACGAGGATGAAGACCACGATCACGAAGAGGATCACGATCATGAGGAAGAGCATGACGAGGATCATGACCACGATGAAGAACATGATCACGACCATGACCATGAACACGAAGAAGAATATGACGAGCATGTTTGGCTGAGCCTGCGTAACGCGCGGAAGCTGACCGCTGCCATCGCCAAAGCCCTGGCCGGCATTGACGCCGCCAATGCAGAGGCCATCCTGGCCAACGCCGCTGACTATGACGCCAAGCTGCAGGAACTGGACGCCAAATATACCGAAGCTGTTGATAATGCTGCCCTGAAGACCGTGCTGTTTGCAGACCGCTTTCCCTTCCGCTACCTGGCAGATGATTACGGCCTGACCTACTTCGCTGCCTTCACCGGCTGCTCCGCAGAGTCTGAAGCCAGCTTCGCCACCATCGCTTTCCTGGCCGGCAAGACTGACGAACTGAACCTTCCTGCCGTGCTGACCATTGAAGGCGGCAACCACAAGATTGCCGATACCGTCATTGCCACCGCCTCCAATCCGGACCGCAAAGTGCTGACCATGAACTCCATGCAGTCTGTCACCGCGGAAGACGTGGAAAACGGCATGACCTATCTTTCCATGATGGAAGAAAACCTGACCGTGCTGAAAGAAGCACTGAACTGA
- the hydG gene encoding [FeFe] hydrogenase H-cluster radical SAM maturase HydG, with translation MAVYNPKSLKAEEFINDEEIRATLAYAEENKNNVELIDQILEKARPVKNGNGCTCRGLTHREASVLLACEIPEKIQRMYEIAEEIKLAFYGNRIVLFAPLYLSNYCVNGCVYCPYHMKNKHIARKKLTQEEVRAEVIALQDMGHKRLAIEAGEDPVNNPIEYILDCIHTIYSVHHKNGDIRRVNVNIAATTVENYRKLKEAGIGTYILFQETYHKKSYLELHPTGPKHDYDYHTEAMDRAMEGGIDDVGLGVLFGLELYKYEFAGLIMHAEHLEAVHGVGPHTISVPRVKRADDIDPDMFDNGIDDETFIKIAACIRLAVPYTGMIVSTRESEDVRRRMLRVGISQVSGASRTSVGGYTEEERPHDTEQFDVSDQRTLDEVVHWLMQTGHIPSFCTACYREGRTGDRFMSLCKNGQILNCCHPNALMTLAEYLEDYASPETKETGYKMIEEELKRIPKDKVREIAEKNIRDIRSSNRRDFRF, from the coding sequence ATGGCAGTGTACAATCCCAAATCCCTGAAGGCGGAAGAATTCATCAACGACGAGGAAATCCGCGCCACCCTGGCCTACGCGGAAGAGAACAAGAACAATGTGGAACTGATTGACCAGATCCTGGAGAAAGCCCGGCCGGTAAAGAACGGCAATGGCTGCACCTGCCGGGGACTGACCCACCGGGAGGCTTCCGTGCTGCTGGCCTGCGAGATTCCGGAAAAGATCCAGCGGATGTATGAAATCGCGGAAGAAATCAAGCTGGCCTTCTACGGCAACCGCATCGTCCTCTTCGCGCCCCTGTATCTGTCCAACTACTGCGTGAACGGCTGTGTGTACTGTCCCTATCATATGAAGAACAAGCACATTGCCCGGAAAAAGCTGACCCAGGAGGAAGTCCGGGCGGAAGTCATCGCCCTGCAGGATATGGGCCACAAACGGCTGGCCATTGAAGCCGGTGAGGATCCGGTGAACAATCCCATCGAGTATATCCTGGACTGTATCCATACGATCTACAGCGTGCACCACAAGAACGGCGACATCCGCCGGGTGAACGTAAACATCGCCGCCACCACCGTGGAAAACTACCGGAAGCTGAAGGAAGCCGGCATCGGCACCTACATCCTGTTCCAGGAAACCTATCACAAGAAGAGCTACCTGGAGCTGCATCCCACCGGCCCCAAGCACGACTATGACTACCACACGGAAGCCATGGACCGGGCCATGGAGGGCGGCATCGACGACGTAGGCCTCGGCGTCCTGTTCGGCCTGGAGCTGTACAAGTATGAGTTTGCCGGCCTGATCATGCACGCGGAACACCTGGAAGCCGTGCACGGCGTGGGACCGCACACCATCAGCGTGCCCCGGGTCAAGCGGGCGGATGATATCGATCCGGACATGTTCGACAACGGCATTGACGATGAAACCTTCATCAAGATCGCGGCCTGCATCCGGCTGGCAGTACCCTATACCGGCATGATCGTCTCCACCCGGGAATCGGAAGACGTGCGCAGGCGGATGCTGCGGGTCGGCATCTCCCAGGTCAGCGGCGCTTCCCGCACCTCTGTGGGCGGCTACACGGAAGAAGAGCGGCCCCACGACACGGAGCAGTTTGACGTGTCCGACCAGCGGACCCTGGACGAAGTGGTGCACTGGCTGATGCAGACCGGGCATATCCCGTCCTTCTGTACCGCCTGCTACCGGGAAGGCCGGACCGGCGACCGCTTCATGAGCCTGTGCAAGAACGGACAGATCCTGAACTGCTGCCATCCCAACGCCCTGATGACCCTGGCGGAATACCTGGAGGACTATGCCTCTCCGGAAACCAAAGAAACCGGGTATAAGATGATCGAGGAAGAACTGAAGCGGATCCCGAAGGATAAGGTCCGGGAAATCGCGGAGAAGAACATCCGGGATATCCGGTCTTCCAACAGGCGGGACTTTAGGTTCTAA
- the hydE gene encoding [FeFe] hydrogenase H-cluster radical SAM maturase HydE, with translation MTERIKELIVRLEKEHSLTEAEYAELITGRDEEAAALLAWKAAEKQKAVFGSAVYTRGLIEISSICKNNCLYCGIRRDNPQAERYRLTPEEILSCADEGYELGFRTFVLQGGEDPAFTDAVLCGIVRALKQRHPDCAVTLSVGERSRESYQALYDAGADRYLLRHETADAGHYAKLHPKEMSFENRMRCLRDLKEIGYQVGCGFMVGSPFQTPETLAKDLKFIETFRPAMCGIGPFIPHRSTPFREEKAGTLELTLFLLSVIRLILPKVLLPATTALGTIHPRGREMGIQAGANVVMPNLSPVGVRKKYELYDNKICTGEESAQCRGCLEARMRSVGHYLAVDRGDAPGWTKK, from the coding sequence ATGACAGAAAGAATCAAAGAACTGATTGTCCGTCTGGAAAAGGAACACAGCCTGACCGAGGCGGAATACGCGGAGCTCATCACCGGCCGGGACGAGGAAGCCGCCGCCCTACTGGCCTGGAAAGCGGCGGAGAAGCAAAAGGCAGTCTTCGGCAGCGCGGTTTATACCCGCGGGCTGATCGAAATCAGCAGCATCTGCAAAAACAACTGCCTCTACTGCGGCATCCGCCGGGACAACCCGCAGGCGGAGCGCTACCGGCTGACGCCGGAGGAGATCCTCTCCTGCGCGGATGAAGGTTATGAACTGGGATTCCGCACCTTCGTGCTGCAGGGCGGCGAGGATCCCGCCTTCACGGACGCCGTGCTGTGCGGCATTGTGCGGGCGCTGAAGCAGCGCCATCCGGACTGCGCGGTGACCCTGTCCGTAGGCGAGCGGAGCCGGGAAAGCTACCAGGCGCTGTATGACGCGGGAGCGGACCGGTACCTGCTGCGGCACGAGACGGCGGACGCCGGTCATTACGCGAAGCTGCACCCGAAGGAAATGTCCTTTGAGAACCGGATGCGGTGCCTGCGGGACCTGAAGGAGATCGGCTACCAGGTGGGCTGCGGTTTCATGGTAGGCTCTCCCTTCCAGACGCCGGAGACGCTGGCGAAGGACCTGAAATTCATCGAGACCTTCCGGCCCGCCATGTGCGGCATCGGACCCTTTATCCCCCACCGGAGCACACCCTTCCGGGAGGAAAAGGCGGGAACGCTGGAACTGACCCTGTTCCTGCTTTCCGTGATCCGGCTGATCCTGCCGAAGGTATTGCTGCCCGCCACCACGGCACTGGGGACCATTCATCCCCGGGGCCGGGAAATGGGCATCCAGGCCGGCGCCAACGTGGTGATGCCCAACCTGTCCCCCGTGGGCGTGCGGAAGAAATATGAACTGTATGACAACAAGATCTGCACCGGTGAGGAATCGGCGCAGTGCCGGGGCTGCCTGGAAGCCCGCATGCGGTCTGTCGGCCATTACCTGGCTGTGGACCGGGGCGACGCACCCGGATGGACAAAGAAATAA
- the hydF gene encoding [FeFe] hydrogenase H-cluster maturation GTPase HydF: MSLNETPSGERTHIGFFGARNAGKSSLVNAVTGQELAVVSDVKGTTTDPVRKAMELLPLGPVVIIDTPGFDDEGSLGLERVKKTREILRTCDIAVLVVDAGAGLSQTDRELLALIREREIPSLIVWNKTDLAAAQPAPEGAAEASSLTGAGITGLKERLARLIPEKEERKLAGDLVSPGDLCVLVCPIDESAPKGRLILPQQQTIRDLMDRGAIPVVCRDTELEAVLKKPGLDPALVITDSQAFRTVSAIVPDELPLTSFSILMARYKGFLETAVKGISAAKDLRDGDRVLLAEGCTHHRQCNDIGTVKIPRWLKQYTGKELTVDTCSGREFPEDLTPYRLVIHCGGCMLTENAVLARMNQAIRQGVPFTNYGIAIAFMTGALERSLRLFPALHSLLTGGGS, from the coding sequence ATGAGTCTGAACGAAACGCCGTCCGGCGAACGGACACACATCGGCTTTTTCGGCGCGCGCAACGCCGGGAAATCCAGCCTGGTCAACGCGGTGACCGGGCAGGAACTCGCCGTGGTCTCGGATGTGAAGGGCACCACCACGGACCCCGTCCGCAAGGCCATGGAGCTGCTGCCCCTGGGTCCTGTAGTAATCATCGATACCCCGGGCTTTGACGACGAGGGCAGCCTGGGGCTGGAGCGGGTAAAGAAAACCCGGGAGATCCTGCGGACCTGCGACATTGCCGTGCTGGTGGTGGACGCGGGCGCCGGGCTGTCCCAAACAGACCGGGAACTGCTTGCCCTGATCCGGGAACGGGAGATCCCTTCCCTCATAGTCTGGAATAAGACAGACCTGGCCGCGGCGCAGCCTGCCCCGGAAGGAGCAGCGGAAGCCAGCAGCCTGACAGGCGCCGGTATTACCGGACTGAAGGAACGGCTGGCCAGGCTGATCCCGGAAAAGGAAGAGCGAAAGCTGGCCGGGGACCTGGTTTCCCCGGGAGACCTGTGCGTACTGGTCTGTCCCATTGACGAGTCCGCACCGAAGGGGCGGCTGATCCTGCCCCAGCAGCAGACCATCCGGGACCTGATGGACCGGGGCGCCATCCCGGTCGTCTGCCGGGATACGGAACTAGAAGCGGTGCTGAAAAAGCCCGGACTCGATCCGGCGCTGGTGATCACCGACAGCCAGGCTTTCCGGACCGTCAGCGCCATCGTGCCGGATGAGCTCCCCCTGACCTCCTTCTCCATCCTGATGGCCCGGTATAAGGGCTTCCTGGAAACCGCTGTGAAGGGCATCAGTGCGGCAAAAGACCTGCGGGACGGCGACCGGGTGCTGCTGGCGGAAGGCTGCACCCATCACCGGCAGTGCAACGACATCGGTACGGTAAAGATCCCCCGGTGGCTGAAGCAGTATACGGGCAAAGAGCTCACTGTGGACACCTGCTCCGGCCGGGAGTTTCCGGAGGACCTGACGCCCTACCGGCTGGTGATCCACTGCGGCGGCTGTATGCTGACGGAGAACGCGGTCCTGGCCCGGATGAACCAGGCAATCCGCCAGGGCGTTCCCTTCACCAACTACGGCATCGCCATCGCCTTCATGACCGGTGCGCTGGAGCGGAGCCTGCGGCTGTTCCCCGCCCTGCACAGCCTGCTGACGGGAGGCGGATCATGA
- a CDS encoding iron-only hydrogenase system regulator has product METRVAVLSIIVENEDAVGELNELLHRFGKFIIGRMGLPYRQKNVNIICIAIDAPNDEINALTGALGRIRGITAKATYSKV; this is encoded by the coding sequence ATGGAAACCCGGGTGGCTGTGCTGAGCATCATTGTGGAGAACGAGGATGCCGTCGGCGAACTGAACGAGCTGCTCCACCGTTTCGGAAAGTTTATTATCGGACGGATGGGCCTCCCCTACCGGCAGAAAAACGTAAACATCATCTGCATCGCTATCGACGCGCCCAATGATGAAATCAACGCCCTGACCGGGGCGCTGGGCCGCATCCGGGGCATCACGGCCAAGGCCACATACTCCAAGGTCTGA